One part of the Thermococcus litoralis DSM 5473 genome encodes these proteins:
- a CDS encoding AAA family ATPase, producing MVCKNFFSTRPIMEEECLWGEGHRNTAEKLFQAVLRGNISVLLGPRRVGKTSVVNVVAEKFTKRRNHHYIYFNFSRFIGARAISISDVEPKRTSLRLITMSKSYALSLRGISVEVRKTSIEEFTSDFSTLVRVLSQNSARGLLIFDEAQVLARLKNLDFRGLLQEITDSYPNISLIFTGSMPGLLMEYLNPDASKPNFMRSAEIFTLPRWSVVEGVEFLRRGFESYGINVKNELELERAVRELGGVPGFVSYYGLTVTNLVRRGVAVEKALPRALEESRKYALDEWKKDLEAFLNVYSSPIYVEVLRVLANVYPSALRGAEVYRELEKAEKAPRRIQHIYKYLDTLEKAGFIRSEGGRYWIEDPLLRVLLMSP from the coding sequence ATGGTATGTAAAAACTTTTTCAGCACTAGACCTATTATGGAGGAGGAGTGCCTTTGGGGAGAAGGGCACAGAAATACGGCTGAAAAACTTTTTCAAGCAGTTCTTAGGGGAAATATTTCTGTTCTCTTAGGCCCGAGGCGTGTAGGAAAGACGAGCGTTGTTAATGTGGTCGCTGAAAAGTTCACGAAAAGAAGAAACCATCACTACATATACTTCAACTTTTCTCGCTTCATTGGTGCTAGGGCTATTTCGATATCCGATGTAGAGCCAAAAAGAACATCTCTAAGACTTATAACCATGAGTAAGAGCTACGCCCTTTCCCTTCGCGGGATTTCTGTCGAAGTCAGGAAGACAAGCATAGAGGAGTTTACTTCGGACTTTTCTACTCTTGTGAGAGTGCTATCTCAAAACTCAGCAAGAGGACTCCTTATTTTTGACGAGGCCCAGGTGCTTGCTAGATTGAAAAACTTGGATTTTCGTGGTTTACTTCAGGAGATAACGGACAGTTATCCGAACATATCCCTGATTTTTACAGGCTCAATGCCCGGTCTACTTATGGAGTATTTGAATCCCGATGCCAGTAAGCCAAACTTTATGCGCTCGGCCGAGATATTTACACTCCCGCGCTGGAGCGTGGTGGAGGGCGTAGAATTTTTGAGAAGAGGTTTTGAAAGCTATGGTATTAATGTAAAAAATGAACTCGAACTTGAAAGGGCTGTAAGGGAGCTTGGAGGCGTTCCAGGTTTTGTTTCTTATTATGGATTAACTGTAACAAACCTTGTAAGGAGGGGAGTTGCTGTAGAAAAAGCTCTTCCAAGGGCACTAGAAGAGAGCAGAAAATATGCCCTTGATGAGTGGAAAAAGGATTTGGAAGCTTTCTTGAACGTTTACAGCAGCCCCATTTATGTTGAAGTGCTTAGAGTCCTCGCTAATGTATATCCCAGCGCACTTAGGGGGGCGGAGGTTTACAGAGAGCTTGAGAAGGCAGAAAAGGCACCTAGGAGAATTCAGCATATCTACAAGTATCTAGACACTCTTGAAAAAGCAGGATTCATACGTTCGGAAGGAGGAAGATATTGGATAGAGGATCCCCTCCTTAGAGTCCTTCTGATGTCTCCCTAA
- a CDS encoding PIN domain-containing protein produces MSAVIDTNVLIYDTFSDSGFHEKARSLLNSLDKWYVPSIVLQEYVWFFKNQGFSVKEARTMLLEYTSDPRFRSLVDDYKIILRALELLEREKLSLSRFNDTVILIHALEKGYLATFDQRLRKLATKLGVKVLPKEF; encoded by the coding sequence ATGTCTGCAGTGATAGATACCAATGTTTTGATTTATGACACCTTTAGCGACTCTGGCTTCCATGAAAAGGCGAGAAGCCTTCTGAATTCTCTCGATAAATGGTACGTTCCATCGATAGTGCTTCAGGAGTATGTGTGGTTCTTTAAAAACCAAGGGTTTTCAGTTAAGGAAGCTAGGACGATGCTCTTAGAGTACACCTCTGACCCGAGGTTTAGAAGCCTCGTCGATGATTATAAGATAATCCTCCGCGCCCTTGAGCTCCTTGAAAGGGAGAAGCTCTCTCTATCGCGCTTCAATGACACGGTAATTCTCATTCACGCGCTGGAGAAAGGTTATTTGGCAACTTTTGACCAAAGGCTCAGAAAGCTTGCGACAAAGCTCGGAGTCAAAGTTTTGCCGAAGGAGTTTTGA
- a CDS encoding DUF371 domain-containing protein translates to MIKETIICYGHENVKATHRSTLEITKEDYLTPRGDCIICIKANKALKDLSDELKEALKKGKKIKIRIIVDDIVDELEAFGDERLSFESDVSMVIRKSDYVDGRTLAVKANKAAKDIKRELVEKLKNPGQKVIVEIIVE, encoded by the coding sequence ATGATTAAGGAAACCATCATCTGCTACGGGCATGAAAACGTAAAGGCAACCCACCGCTCAACGCTGGAAATAACGAAGGAGGATTACCTAACGCCAAGGGGAGACTGCATAATATGCATAAAAGCCAACAAAGCCCTTAAAGACCTAAGTGATGAGTTAAAAGAAGCCCTGAAAAAGGGCAAAAAAATAAAGATAAGGATAATTGTTGATGATATTGTTGATGAGCTTGAGGCATTTGGAGACGAGAGGCTGAGCTTTGAGAGCGATGTTTCTATGGTGATAAGAAAGAGCGACTACGTTGATGGGAGAACTTTGGCAGTAAAAGCAAACAAAGCCGCGAAGGACATTAAAAGGGAACTTGTGGAGAAGCTGAAAAATCCGGGGCAGAAAGTGATTGTTGAGATAATTGTGGAATGA
- a CDS encoding MBL fold metallo-hydrolase, whose protein sequence is MRVVGGIHLVDETFANVYLIERGEKLLLIDAGLPEEYEKVLRYIEKLGYVPEDVEVIIVTHAHYDHVGSLKNLKDATSANVAAHKDEVPYLKGEKTYRREIEPVDVEIELNDGDEIEGLRVIHSPGHTPGSICLLDLETKALFVGDLVMEENGRLEEIPHHYSLDPMKNREAIKRLLEVDFVHLLPSHGKPILNDGKEKLRELVERLQSE, encoded by the coding sequence ATGAGAGTTGTTGGAGGAATCCACCTGGTAGATGAAACTTTTGCAAACGTCTATCTGATAGAAAGGGGAGAAAAGCTTCTCCTTATAGATGCCGGACTTCCAGAGGAGTATGAGAAGGTTTTGAGGTACATAGAAAAGCTCGGCTACGTTCCAGAGGATGTGGAGGTAATAATAGTAACCCATGCCCACTACGACCATGTGGGCTCTTTAAAAAACCTTAAAGACGCAACCAGTGCAAATGTTGCAGCCCATAAAGACGAGGTCCCCTATTTGAAGGGAGAGAAAACCTACAGGAGAGAAATAGAACCAGTTGATGTTGAAATAGAGCTGAACGACGGAGATGAGATCGAGGGGCTGAGAGTTATCCACTCTCCGGGGCATACTCCCGGGAGCATTTGTTTGCTCGACTTGGAGACAAAAGCTCTCTTTGTGGGGGATTTGGTTATGGAGGAAAACGGAAGGCTTGAAGAGATTCCGCACCATTATTCCCTCGATCCAATGAAGAACAGGGAAGCCATAAAAAGACTTTTGGAGGTTGATTTCGTGCATTTACTGCCAAGTCATGGAAAGCCGATCTTAAACGACGGGAAGGAGAAGTTGAGGGAGCTTGTGGAGAGGCTTCAGTCTGAATAA
- a CDS encoding glycerate kinase type-2 family protein, producing the protein MVNREELLSYGDIKAKEIALILMEEAIKSADPYEAVKRALKVEDGKLIVKGKEFLIRGKIYVLAFGKAACSMAKAVEEVLGEKIAGGIAVTKYGYSLPLKKIKVIEAGHPVPDENSVKGAQLGVELAKKVKENDTLLVLISGGGSALFTLPEDGISFEDKMKTNELLLKSGAKIYEINTVRKHISKVKGGKLAKLVKGTLISLILSDVVGDPLEAIASGPTVKDPTTFKDAYRILKLYNLWDKLPESVRRHIELGLEGKVEETLKEDLPNVHNFLIASNALACEAAERKARELGLNAHILTTTLEGEAKEVAIAFGSIIEEIYHRSRPFKRPCILIAGGETTVTIEGEAGLGGPNQEFALSITRKIANLRGVAVLAMDTDGTDGPTDAAGGLVDGYTLEALKKEGIDVEEHLRRHNAYEALKKAKALLVTGPTRTNVNSIVIAVIL; encoded by the coding sequence ATGGTGAATCGAGAGGAACTTCTCTCTTATGGAGATATAAAGGCTAAGGAAATCGCTTTAATTCTGATGGAAGAGGCGATAAAAAGCGCTGACCCCTATGAAGCGGTAAAAAGAGCACTAAAGGTTGAGGACGGCAAGCTTATTGTTAAAGGAAAAGAGTTCCTGATAAGGGGAAAAATCTATGTTTTGGCATTTGGAAAGGCAGCATGTTCGATGGCAAAAGCCGTTGAAGAGGTTCTGGGTGAGAAGATTGCCGGGGGAATAGCGGTGACTAAGTACGGCTATTCATTGCCTCTCAAAAAGATCAAGGTAATTGAAGCGGGGCATCCAGTGCCGGATGAAAATTCAGTAAAGGGTGCTCAGCTCGGGGTAGAGCTTGCAAAAAAAGTTAAGGAAAACGACACCCTCCTCGTCCTCATCTCCGGTGGTGGGAGCGCGCTTTTCACCCTTCCAGAGGACGGGATAAGCTTTGAGGACAAGATGAAAACGAATGAGCTCCTCCTTAAAAGCGGGGCGAAGATCTATGAGATCAACACCGTCAGAAAGCACATCTCAAAGGTTAAAGGGGGTAAGCTGGCGAAGCTCGTGAAGGGGACTCTGATAAGCCTTATCCTCTCAGATGTCGTTGGCGATCCCCTCGAAGCTATAGCCTCCGGACCAACTGTAAAAGACCCCACAACGTTTAAGGACGCCTACAGGATACTCAAGCTCTACAACCTCTGGGATAAGCTTCCTGAAAGCGTGAGAAGGCACATAGAGCTTGGCCTTGAGGGAAAAGTTGAGGAAACCCTAAAGGAAGACCTTCCCAACGTCCACAACTTCCTTATAGCGAGCAACGCCTTGGCATGTGAAGCAGCAGAGAGAAAAGCTAGAGAGCTCGGACTCAATGCGCATATTCTCACAACGACCCTTGAAGGAGAAGCCAAGGAAGTGGCAATAGCTTTTGGCTCAATAATAGAGGAGATTTACCATAGGAGTAGGCCCTTTAAAAGGCCCTGCATCTTAATAGCCGGTGGAGAAACAACGGTAACGATAGAGGGTGAAGCCGGTCTTGGAGGGCCGAACCAGGAGTTTGCCTTGAGCATAACGAGAAAAATAGCAAACCTTAGAGGAGTTGCGGTTTTGGCTATGGATACAGATGGAACTGACGGCCCAACGGATGCCGCCGGTGGATTGGTGGACGGCTACACTCTGGAAGCCCTTAAAAAAGAGGGCATAGATGTCGAGGAGCATTTAAGGAGGCACAACGCTTATGAGGCTTTAAAGAAAGCAAAAGCTCTGCTTGTAACGGGCCCAACAAGGACGAACGTTAACTCAATAGTTATTGCTGTTATTCTTTAA
- a CDS encoding AbrB/MazE/SpoVT family DNA-binding domain-containing protein, protein MPLTKVTRNYQITIPAEIRKALGIKEGEVLEVKLEDGRIIIERPKKERKTLKLGKKISPEEIEKSIEEGMKECLQ, encoded by the coding sequence ATGCCACTCACAAAAGTCACCCGGAACTACCAGATAACGATCCCCGCAGAGATCAGGAAGGCTCTTGGGATTAAGGAAGGTGAAGTGCTTGAAGTGAAGCTCGAAGACGGGAGGATTATTATAGAACGGCCCAAAAAAGAAAGGAAAACCCTCAAGCTCGGCAAAAAGATATCTCCTGAGGAAATTGAGAAATCCATAGAAGAGGGGATGAAAGAATGTCTGCAGTGA
- a CDS encoding ArsR family transcriptional regulator → MEEHGRLLDVLGNETRRRILLLLTKRPYFVSELSKELGVGQKAILEHLRILESAGLIEGRIEKIPRGRPRKYYQIKRGIRLEVLLTPYSFGTEMYEPKAPRQTKEYEEIKQLIKSQEPIEEKIRELSSFLSEIEQKIDEYMRMKSELEDVRMLTETYIKSLMRRIARESEEQFDELLKEFEDILPREILEDLKRIKRELI, encoded by the coding sequence ATGGAGGAGCATGGAAGGTTACTTGATGTCCTTGGAAACGAGACGAGAAGGAGGATACTGCTCTTGCTTACCAAACGACCCTACTTTGTAAGCGAGCTCTCGAAGGAATTGGGAGTTGGGCAAAAGGCTATCCTTGAGCACCTTAGAATACTTGAGAGTGCTGGGCTGATTGAGGGCAGGATAGAGAAGATTCCGAGGGGCAGGCCTAGGAAGTACTACCAAATAAAGAGGGGCATTAGGTTGGAGGTTCTCCTCACGCCGTATTCCTTCGGCACCGAGATGTATGAGCCAAAAGCCCCAAGACAAACGAAGGAATATGAGGAGATAAAGCAGCTCATAAAGTCCCAAGAACCAATTGAAGAAAAAATCAGAGAACTTTCTTCCTTCTTAAGTGAGATAGAGCAAAAAATAGACGAGTATATGAGAATGAAGAGCGAGCTTGAAGATGTCAGAATGCTCACTGAGACTTACATAAAGAGCCTTATGCGCAGAATTGCCAGAGAAAGCGAGGAGCAGTTTGATGAGCTTTTGAAGGAATTCGAGGATATACTCCCAAGAGAAATCCTTGAGGATTTAAAAAGGATAAAGAGAGAACTGATTTAG
- a CDS encoding aspartate kinase, which produces MIYKLSRIVVKFGGSSIRNSFEDALELVQKFWEKKSEVVVVLSALKGVTDLLLELAERKSPELLEEFTNIHLATAEKFGVNIDIEEELKELRFVLKNERAFPSKKAYTDHVFSFGERLSVKLFSSTLNERGIESAPIDAFYLVETNGNFGNAEVNLEKTKNNLWMLEELLKAGKVPVVTGFLGKFNSLRTTLGRGGSDYTASVLGRLLNARAVLIMSDVKGIYTANPRIVKNVRIIPFISYDEALIASKLGLKALHERAIEPVKNRVPLIFGRTNKWRLGTLVSNFTLKIPLITYKIIGEKAKIGVIGASCSVPYPVVEQKEEYTCFMVGKAELEDVLNEVHEVIFGESSSSSNNSELWAGI; this is translated from the coding sequence GTGATTTACAAACTCTCCAGAATAGTGGTTAAATTTGGAGGAAGTTCGATTAGGAACTCTTTTGAAGATGCCTTAGAGCTTGTCCAGAAATTCTGGGAGAAAAAAAGTGAAGTTGTTGTCGTTTTGTCCGCACTTAAAGGAGTCACAGACCTTTTGTTGGAGCTTGCAGAAAGGAAAAGCCCGGAGCTTCTAGAGGAGTTTACGAACATACACTTGGCTACGGCTGAGAAATTTGGCGTCAATATAGACATCGAGGAGGAACTTAAGGAACTTAGGTTTGTGCTGAAAAATGAAAGAGCTTTCCCAAGTAAGAAGGCATACACAGATCATGTCTTCTCCTTCGGCGAAAGACTATCAGTTAAACTCTTTTCAAGCACACTAAACGAGAGGGGTATAGAGAGTGCTCCAATTGATGCCTTCTATTTGGTAGAAACAAACGGAAACTTTGGGAATGCTGAAGTGAATCTGGAAAAAACAAAGAATAATCTCTGGATGCTCGAGGAGCTATTAAAAGCGGGCAAGGTACCTGTTGTGACAGGATTTCTAGGGAAGTTCAATAGCCTTAGGACAACACTTGGGAGAGGAGGAAGTGATTACACGGCCTCAGTTTTAGGGCGTCTCTTGAATGCCAGAGCAGTTTTGATCATGAGTGACGTGAAAGGAATCTATACGGCTAATCCAAGAATAGTCAAAAATGTCAGGATTATTCCGTTTATCTCATATGATGAAGCTTTAATTGCCTCAAAACTTGGGTTAAAAGCTTTACACGAACGAGCCATCGAGCCTGTAAAAAATAGGGTCCCATTGATCTTTGGAAGGACAAACAAATGGAGATTAGGCACGCTAGTTTCAAATTTTACCCTTAAAATACCGTTAATTACCTACAAGATTATTGGGGAAAAAGCAAAGATTGGAGTGATTGGAGCTTCTTGTAGTGTGCCCTACCCAGTTGTTGAACAAAAAGAAGAATACACGTGTTTTATGGTTGGTAAGGCTGAGCTTGAGGATGTTTTGAATGAAGTTCATGAGGTGATTTTTGGTGAAAGTTCTAGCTCCAGCAACAATAGCGAACTTTGGGCCGGGATTTGA
- a CDS encoding 30S ribosomal protein S17e, with protein sequence MGNIKQGFIKRTARELFNRYPNEFTRDFEHNKKKVEELTNVTSKTIRNRIAGYITRLVRLKEEGKIL encoded by the coding sequence ATGGGAAACATTAAGCAAGGTTTCATTAAGAGAACCGCGAGAGAGCTCTTCAACAGGTATCCAAACGAGTTCACAAGGGACTTTGAGCACAACAAAAAGAAGGTTGAGGAGCTAACAAACGTCACAAGCAAAACAATAAGGAACAGAATAGCTGGCTACATAACAAGGCTTGTAAGACTTAAGGAAGAAGGAAAAATCCTCTAA